GCATTATTTTTATACGGCTTAAGTTAGCATTTAAATAAAAAAGACTAATTTAAACATATAAAATAGAAAGCACAAAAGAGAGGAATAAGGTTAATTTATACGGAGAGACTTCAGATCTCGTCAACATTGTAAATCCCCTCTCTTTTCTACACAGATTTCGAACAGTTCTGTGAGGCTTTAAGACCTCGATTTTAAGTCGTTGAAACTCGCGTAGTATGTCCTTTCAAAAAAACAATTTGTTATGAATAAAGATATTAAATATTTTGGTATTGACATTAGTTATTTAGTTTTTGATGTCACAGATTCAGATGGTAATTATTATCAGTTTAAAAACAAGTTTTCAGGCTTTAAAGCCTTTAGAAAACTCTTAAATTCTGAGAGTCATTGCGTGATGGAAGCTACAGGTTACTATCATTATCAATTGGCTTATTATTTGTTTGAAGAAGGTCTAAATGTTTCAGTAGAAAATCCGTTGTCTGTAAAACGATTTATCCAGATGCGACTATCCAAGGTTAAGACCGATAAGAGTGATTCAAAACTTATATGTTCTTATGCTGAGCAAGTAGAGTTAAAACTTTGGAAAGGTAGTTCTAAGGAAGTACAGGAGTGTCTTCAAATTACCAGAACCCTTTCTGTATATACAAAACAGCGAACAATGATAAAGAATAAACTTCATGGTGAATCTGTTTTAGGGGAGCCAAGTAAAGCCATTGTGAGATCTTTAAAGCGTAGTTTAAAACATTTAGATAAAGAGATGTCCAGCTTAGAAGAGTTATTGCTAGTTTTAGTAAAAGAGGCTCATAAAGATTTATTTACTCGAATAAAAACCATACCAGGAATCGGAAAAAAAACATCTATTATGTTAATCGTTTTAACAGGTGGTTTTGAACGCTTTTCGAGTGCAGCAGAATTATGTAGTTACGCAGGATTAACTCCAGTGATTAGGCAAAGTGGAAGTAGTATAAAAGGACGACCACGCATTAGTAAAATGGGCAATCAAAAACTCAGGAATTTATTATTTATGTGCAGTTTTACAGCTTGTAAATACAACAAAGCATGCAGGGATATTTATGAACGATTAGTAGCAAAAGGAAAGAGTAAAAAATTAGCATTAATAGCGGTATGTAATAAGCTACTAAAACAAGCTTTTGCTATTGCAAAATCGGGTTTAATATTTGACAAGGAATATAAAAGTACGCTAGTGAAAAATTAATAAGATTTTACTTGTTTTTTAGCACAGTACTTTGTTGTAAACTGTGCTTTAGTAGTTTTCAATTTTGTATTTATAATTTTCTTGGTCGTAAAATTCATAATCAATATTATTCTTTTCCGCCATTTTCTTTAATTCAGTTAGTTGAAAGGTTAAAGTTGTGTCTCTCGAAGTTCCAATAGTTTGCCTTGAATATGTGTCCTTGTTATATTTAAAGATTTCAATCCAAGGTTTTTCTCTTTTTGCATTATAATGTAAGCTTTTTATTTTCCGACCTTTATTGTCAAGATAAGTCGTGTCAATTAATTTAATAGCATTTTCTAAATCAGGTTTTTTGGTTGGAAATATTTCCCAAGAAAAGACATTCGTAATTTTAATATTTTTTAATGTCTTTATTTCTCTAATAAATCTCACAGCAGAGTCAGATTCATAACGTATTTCTTTTTCAGTATTTGTGTTTTTGATAAATTCAAATGTTGAAAAAGATTGAAGGTAACAAGTATCTTTTTCTTTAAAGTAACAACACGTTTTTTCAAAGGTTCTTTTATTGTTTTTAAATTCAGTTGTTGTTATCATATCGCATCTTAAACCTCCAGTTCTGATGTTTTTAATTTGATTTCCATTTTTATCAAATTCTGTGGTTTTCCGTAAAACAAATTCATTCTCTTTTTTATTATATTCAAGAATTGATTTTATTTTCGGGGAACAACTCAATAGAAGTCCAAAAGTTAATAGTATGATTGTCGTTTTTTGCATTGTTTACAACGTTTATGTATAAGAATAGTGCGGTTTTGTGTGCGAGGATTTTCAGAAGGAAAATCAGACGTAACAAAAGAGCACGGACTCTTGATTAAGCACTAAACTACGCATTATTTTTATACGATGTTACCACACGTTTTTTATTACAATTCTATTTTAAAAGTCACTTTAATTAAATATAAAATCAAAGCAACAATGATAGCTTTAATTATAAACCACATTTCTTTCGATATAGTCGATTTAGTGCTTCTTTCAAGTATCATTTTTAACCTTGGCAGATTGTACCAACTATCAAAAAAACCAAAACAATCATAAACAAATTCACGTTTACTTATGTCAGTCAGAGATTTAGCCCATTTTTCAAGTCCGATAACACTAGCTTTACGACCGTCAGTCGTTAATGAGTATTTATTTTGTCCGATTTT
The window above is part of the Algibacter sp. L3A6 genome. Proteins encoded here:
- a CDS encoding IS110 family transposase; amino-acid sequence: MNKDIKYFGIDISYLVFDVTDSDGNYYQFKNKFSGFKAFRKLLNSESHCVMEATGYYHYQLAYYLFEEGLNVSVENPLSVKRFIQMRLSKVKTDKSDSKLICSYAEQVELKLWKGSSKEVQECLQITRTLSVYTKQRTMIKNKLHGESVLGEPSKAIVRSLKRSLKHLDKEMSSLEELLLVLVKEAHKDLFTRIKTIPGIGKKTSIMLIVLTGGFERFSSAAELCSYAGLTPVIRQSGSSIKGRPRISKMGNQKLRNLLFMCSFTACKYNKACRDIYERLVAKGKSKKLALIAVCNKLLKQAFAIAKSGLIFDKEYKSTLVKN